The genomic segment CTTATGTTTGATTCCGGTCTTATGTGGGCGAATGGGCCAATTGATGTATTATTTCCAATCGTTGCCTCATTGATGAATGAATGAATGGCTAATACATTTTCTGCAAGAGTTGAATTTGTTATGACACTACCTGGTCCTAAATGACATCCATTTCCAATACTGCATTTACCGCGAAGATGAGTTTGTGGCTCAATAATTACGTCTGTACCAAAGTTTGAATCCTCACTTAGAGAGCAACTAATAGGATCAACAAAAGAAACTCCCTTGCTCATCCATAAGGATTTAAGCTCTTCTTGGATGTAATGCTCGCATTCAGATAGTTGAACTCTATCATTAATGCCTTTGATCTCAAATGGATTGTCTACCTCAAAATGCAATGCTTTTTTGAGTAAACTTATAGTATCTGTTAAATAAATTTCATTTTGACTATTTTGGTTAGACAATAGGTTTAATACATCTGATAATTGTTGCCAATTGAAACAATATATACCTGCATTTATTAATTTGTTTTTTCGCTGTTCATTGGTGCAATCTCTCTCTTCGATGATTTTTTTTACTAGTCCGGACTCATCTGTAAATACTCGTCCATATCCTGTTGGTGAGTCTAAACTTGCAGATAAAAAAGTTACACTCGCGTTGGATTCTTTATGAAATTTTAACAGCGAACTTAGCGTTTCCTCTTTTAGTAGTGGTACATCGCCATTTAATACTAGAAGTTCCCCATTAAACCCTTTTAATCTAGGCTTTAATTGCTGAATCGCATGTCCTGTTCCATTTTGAGGTTGCTGAAGAACAAAATCTAAGTCTTGATGTTTTCTCAGAGAGTCCTCTACTAAATTAGCTTGATGTCCTACAACTATTAATCTACGGTTTGGCTTGAGCCCATGAGTACAAGACAAAACCCTATCAATAAGTGATTTTCCTGCCAAAGGGTGAAGGACCTTAGGCAGCTTGCTTTTCATTCGCGTACCTTTTCCAGCCGCTAAAATTGCGATGGCAAGCATTAGAGTATTTTTTTAGAAATCTAATTGCTTTATTGCTATCGCGCAGTATTCCATCGTTTTCTCCATGATGAAGTGTTTATTAATTGACTTTTAGATTGCTCTATTTCTCTTGTTGAAATAATTTCTTTAGAGTTTCCTTTCCCTGTTGGATCTCTATAAGGAATTGATGAACGCGTAGCAAGGTGTTCTACTTCTTTGGTGCTTAGCTCTTTAATCTGACAATTTTTTTCAATCAACTGTTGTTCAATTTTCTTTTTCATAGCAACTGTCCCTGAACTCCATTTTCTTTGATCATCGGTTGATGGAACTATTGAATAGATGTTTAAACCAGCTCTTTTGAAACTCGCTCTAATTGAGGCAGCAGTTGAATATGTAATCAAGCGGCCCTCGGTAGATAGCCTTTCGGTTAATAAAGAGATGAACTCCTCACTCCATAGCTCGGGACACTTTTGTGGAGAAAAAGGATCAAGAAGAATTAAATCAAACCTAAGAGAATCTTGTATTTCGAATATTTTTTGCCTCGCATCCCCCCAGTGAATAGTTCCTTGG from the Prochlorococcus marinus str. NATL2A genome contains:
- a CDS encoding MnmC family methyltransferase translates to MDDYKKHTTKDGSLSLYSLSYEEGFHDKDGALRESINKYLLPAQLEEFYNAKKIVVLDVCMGLGYNTGCILEELLQRNIKIEWHGLEIDQKPLNLGLNEKIFQEIWSSKVLNFFNCLNISGKWTEGFNQGTIHWGDARQKIFEIQDSLRFDLILLDPFSPQKCPELWSEEFISLLTERLSTEGRLITYSTAASIRASFKRAGLNIYSIVPSTDDQRKWSSGTVAMKKKIEQQLIEKNCQIKELSTKEVEHLATRSSIPYRDPTGKGNSKEIISTREIEQSKSQLINTSSWRKRWNTAR
- the glmU gene encoding bifunctional UDP-N-acetylglucosamine diphosphorylase/glucosamine-1-phosphate N-acetyltransferase GlmU, with the translated sequence MLAIAILAAGKGTRMKSKLPKVLHPLAGKSLIDRVLSCTHGLKPNRRLIVVGHQANLVEDSLRKHQDLDFVLQQPQNGTGHAIQQLKPRLKGFNGELLVLNGDVPLLKEETLSSLLKFHKESNASVTFLSASLDSPTGYGRVFTDESGLVKKIIEERDCTNEQRKNKLINAGIYCFNWQQLSDVLNLLSNQNSQNEIYLTDTISLLKKALHFEVDNPFEIKGINDRVQLSECEHYIQEELKSLWMSKGVSFVDPISCSLSEDSNFGTDVIIEPQTHLRGKCSIGNGCHLGPGSVITNSTLAENVLAIHSFINEATIGNNTSIGPFAHIRPESNIRQNSKIGNFVEIKKSCIGEGTKINHLSYVGDSALGKNINIGAGTITANFDGKNKHRTIIDDYSKTGANSVLVAPIKIGAHVTIGAGSTISKDIPDKSLVVERSKAIIRTKAD